The following proteins come from a genomic window of Zonotrichia leucophrys gambelii isolate GWCS_2022_RI chromosome 4, RI_Zleu_2.0, whole genome shotgun sequence:
- the FGG gene encoding fibrinogen gamma chain: protein MGLRLCSWAPLGALLSLLLSTSVAYIATRENCCILDDRFGSFCPTTCGIADFFAKYHAIVDNDLLEMERILQRVSNATVTANEVIQHIQDLYPSEKQILPNALDDYTQRSRKIIEEIVRYEKTILSHETTIQQLTDTHIMNGNRITELKQKIAQLESLCQEPCKDRAEIYETTGRDCQDIANKGARKSGLYFIKPQRAKQSFLVYCEIDSYGNGWTVLQRRLDGSEDFSKNWVQYKEGFGHLSPDDTTEFWLGNEKMHLITTQSTLPYTLRIELEDWSGKKSTADYAVFRVGSEEDKYRLTYAYFIGGDAGDAFDGFNFGDDPSDKSYTYHNGMRFSTHDNDNDNYEGNCAEQDGSGWWMNRCHAGHLNGKYYVGGVYTSEDAGPAGFDNGIIWATWRDRWYSMKKSAMKIIPFNRLSVDGQQHSLGNVKQVGDA from the exons ATGGGGCTgaggctgtgcagctgggctcccctgggcgcgctcctctccctgctcctgtccacCAGCGTGGCG taCATTGCTACCAGAGAAAACTGCTGCATACTGGATGACAGATTT GGTAGCTTCTGCCCAACAACTTGTGGCATTGCAGATTTCTTTGCTAAATACCATGCCATTGTGGATAATGACCTGCTGGAAATGGAGAGAATTTTGCAGCGTGTTTCTAATGCCACAGTAACAGCAAACGAAGTGATCCAACACATCCAAGACCTCTATCCTTCAGAAAAGCAGATATTACCAA atGCACTTGATGATTACACTCAGAGGTCCAGGAAAATAATTGAAGAAATTGTCAGATATGAAAAGACTATATTGTCTCATGAAACTACTATACA ACAGTTGACAGACACACATATAATGAACGGCAACAGGATCACAGAGCTGAAACAGAAGATTGCCCAGCTTGAGTCACTCTGTCAGGAGCCGTGCAAGGACCGGGCTGAAATTTACGAGACAACTGGAAGAG ATTGTCAAGACATTGCAAATAAGGGTGCAAGGAAAAGTGGACTGTACTTTATCAAGCCTCAGAGAGCCAAGCAGTCATTCCTAGTCTACTGTGAGATTGACTCATATGGCAATGGCTGGACAGTACTACAAAGG AGACTGGATGGGAGCGAAGACTTCAGTAAAAATTGGGTTCAGTACAAGGAAGGATTTGGACATCTGTCTCCAGATGACACCACTGAGTTCTGGCTGGGCAATGAAAAGATGCATTTAATAACTACACAGTCCACTCTGCCATACACCTTACGAATAGAGCTGGAGGACTGGAGTGGCAAAAAAAG cactgctgactACGCTGTGTTCAGAGTGGGGAGTGAAGAGGACAAGTACAGACTGACCTATGCCTACTTCATCGGGGGTGATGCCGGGGATGCCTTCGATGGATTCAATTTTGGGGATGACCCAAGTGATAAATCCTACACCTACCACAATGGCATGCGGTTCAGTACCCACGACAATGACAATGATAACTATGAAGGCAACTGTGCTGAGCAGGATGGATCTGGGTGGTGGATGAATAGATGTCATGCTGGCCACCTCAATGGCAAATATTATGTAG GTGGTGTGTACACATCAGAAGATGCTGGTCCTGCTGGATTTGACAATGGCATTATCTGGGCAACCTGGCGTGACCGGTGGTACTCCATGAAGAAATCTGCCATGAAAATCATTCCATTCAACAGACTGTCAGTGGatggacagcagcacagcttaGGCAATGTCAAACAG gtTGGAGATGCATAA
- the FGA gene encoding fibrinogen alpha chain, with amino-acid sequence MIPVRILSVLLCLSIAWAQDGKTAFEQGGAGVRGPRIVEHKSPSSCQSEKNWPFCADDDWGAKCPSGCRMQGLIEEKDQEFSQRIEKIKKLLSDNENNYKKSNQIIEETVNTIKPNLDSAQELDETYGRLSGELRRRIMTLKQRVVTQVNRIKALQSSIQEQVVEMKRLEVDIDIKIRACKGTCARSFDYKVDTESYDNIQKQLVQANSINLHPELQTIPLSTLKMRPLKDSNIPDHFKHKPLPEMQALNIINDIKQMEVVLERPEADTKPSRGDSSYRTAEARGDESSYPSKLVFPTHGRETVSLEDKTSSAVRRCTKTTTRKVVSGPDGPREEVFEKTVSSDGSDCAYLPGNVGGEGTTYHFSGADAVHKLETVFPELESFFTPDSPSAATKHVSGSSSFTTSKHTGSSHMGTGAYGGKVKFGDLGEEEEDDFGRLQPSGFPSGSASHSKTVATSSSSFKKGGSTFETKSVKIREINEQLGGLEHDQSAEDTPDFQARSFRSSGGKRRTPSTGKDCDDIRQKHTSGAKSGIFKIKPAGSNKVLSVYCDQETTLGGWLLVQQRMDGSVNFNRTWQDYKKGFGSVDGRGRGELWLGNENLHLLTQNDTVLRVELEDWDGNAVFAEYLVQVGSEAEGYTLAVSSYEGTAGDALVAGWLEEGTEYTSHAQMKFSTFDRDQDHWEENCAEMYGGGWWYNSCQAANLNGIYYPGGHYDPRYNVPYEIENGVVWLPFKASDYSLKTVRMKIRPIETL; translated from the exons ATGATACCTGTGAGGATCCTCAGTGTGCTCCTGTGCCTCAGCATAGCCTGG GCACAAGATGGGAAGACTGCCTTTGAGCAGGGGGGTGCAGGAGTGCGTGGTCCCAGGATTGTGGAGCACAAGTCCCCATCCAGCTGCCAGTCTGAGAAGAACTGGCCCTTCTGTGCAGATGATGACTGG GGTGCAAAATGTCCATCAGGATGCAGAATGCAAGGACTGATTGAAGAAAAGGACCAGGAGTTCAGtcaaagaatagaaaaaatcAAGAAACTGCTCTCAGATAATGAAAACAACTATAAGAAGTCAAATCAGATAATTGAGGAAACTGTAAATacaataaaaccaaacctggacagtgctcagg agctTGATGAGACTTATGGTCGACTGTCAGGAGAACTAAGACGGAGAATTATGACATTAAAGCAGAGAGTTGTCACTCAAGTGAACAGGATtaaagctctgcagagcagcatccaGGAACAAGTGGTGGAGATGAAGCGCTTGGAG GTGGACATTGATATTAAGATACGAGCTTGCAAAGGAACCTGTGCCAGAAGTTTTGATTACAAGGTGGACACAGAAAGCTACGACAACATCCAGAAGCAGCTTGTCCAAGCCAACTCCATCAACTTGCACCCAGAGCTTCAAACAATCCCCTTGAGCACACTGAAAATGAGGCCACTTAAGGACTCTAATATTCCTGATCATTTTAAGCATAAGCCTCTCCCAGAAATGCAAGCTCTGAACATAATTAATGACATCAAGCAGATGGAAGTGGTATTAGAAAGACCAGAAGCAGACACGAAACCCTCCCGAGGTGACAGCTCGTATCGCACGGCAGAAGCAAGGGGGGATGAATCTTCATACCCCAGCAAATTAGTTTTTCCCACCCATGGGAGAGAAACCGTAAGTCTGGAAGACAAAACCTCTTCTGCTGTTCGTAGATGCACCAAAACTACCACCAGAAAAGTCGTCTCTGGGCCTGATGGCCCTAGAGAGGAAGTATTTGAGAAAACAGTCTCTTCTGATGGCTCAGACTGCGCCTATTTACCTGGAAATGTTGGAGGGGAAGGGACCACCTACCATTTTAGTGGTGCAGATGCCGTGCACAAGCTAGAGACTGTATTCCCTGAGCTAGAGTCATTTTTTACCCCCGACTCTCCATCCGCTGCTACTAAGCACGTTAGTGGATCTAGCAGCTTCACTACCAGCAAACACACAGGCAGTAGCCACATGGGTACAGGAGCTTATGGGGGAAAAGTCAAATTTGGAGACttaggagaggaggaagaagatgaCTTTGGAAGACTTCAGCCATCTGGATTCCCATCTGGCAGTGCAAGTCACTCCAAGACTGTAGCAACCAGCTCTTCTAGTTTCAAGAAGGGAGGCTCTACTTTTGAAACCAAATCAGTAAAGATCCGTGAAATAAATGAGCAGCTAGGTGGGTTGGAACACGATCAGAGTGCAGAGGATACCCCAGACTTTCAGGCCCGCAGCTTCAGATCGTCAGGAGGGAAGCGAAGGACACCCAGCACTGGGAAAG actgTGATGATATCCGCCAGAAACACACTTCTGGTGCCAAAAGTGGCATTTTCAAAATCAAGCCAGCGGGATCCAATAAGGTTTTGTCAGTTTATTGCGACCAAGAGACCACTTTGGGAGGATGGCTATTGGTCCAACAAAGAATGGATGGATCAGTGAATTTTAACCGCACCTGGCAAGACTACAAGAAAGGTTTCGGCAGCGTGGATGGCAGGGGGCGAGGAGAGTTGTGGCTGGGCAATGAAAACCTGCACTTGCTGACTCAGAATGATACTGTGCTGCGGGTAGAGTTAGaggactgggatgggaatgcAGTGTTTGCAGAGTATCTCGTGCAGGTAGGGTCTGAAGCTGAGGGGTACACCCTGGCCGTGTCCTCCTACGAGGGCACTGCCGGGGACGCCctggtggctggctggctggaagAGGGCACCGAGTACACCTCCCATGCCCAGATGAAGTTCAGCACCTTTGACCGGGACCAGGACCACTGGGAGGAGAACTGTGCCGAGATGTATGGGGGGGGCTGGTGGTACAacagctgccaggctgccaaCCTCAATGGCATTTACTACCCGGGCGGCCACTACGACCCCAGGTACAATGTCCCCTACGAGATCGAAAATGGCGTAGTCTGGCTGCCATTTAAAGCCTCTGATTATTCCCTAAAAACTGTTAGAATGAAAATCAGGCCCATAGAAACGCTGTAG
- the FGB gene encoding fibrinogen beta chain encodes MKLLLLFLLCVSSVQAQGSLDYDEEDDSPVVDVRGHRPVDKRVETAPSLRPVAPPISGSGYRPRPPKRGKAEEKKERTVYPDAGGCQRALDELGVLCPTGCELRTLLLKQEKSVKPVISDLKVKVNSLSESSLTFREYVTVLEDKLVKTQKQRKDNDDILSQYNTEVELQYNYIKDNLDNNIPSSLRVLRAVVDSLHKKIQKLENAIATQVDYCRSPCTVSCNIPVVSGKECEDIIRKGGETSEMYLIQPDPFVKPYRVYCDMETDNGGWTLIQNRQDGSVNFGRVWDQYKKGFGNVAKSGGKNYCDTPGEYWLGNDKISQLTKIGPTEVLIEMEDWNGDKVSAHYGGFTIQNEGNKYQLSVSNYKGTAGNALMDGASQLHGENRTMTIHNGMYFSTYDRDNDGWLTADPSKQCSKQDGGGWWYNRCHSANPNGRYYWGGTYSWDMAKHGTDDGVVWMNWKGSWYSMKKMSMKIRPYFPH; translated from the exons ATGAAActgctcctgctgttcctgctctgtgtgtcctCCGTTCAGGCCCAGGGCTCTCTTGACTATGACGAAGAG GATGACAGCCCCGTGGTTGACGTTCGCGGCCACCGCCCCGTGGACAAGAGGGTGGAGACGGCGCCGTCGCTGCGGCCCGTGGCGCCTCCCATCAGCGGCAGCGGGTACCGGCCCCGGCCCCCGAAGCGGGGGAAGGcggaggagaagaaggagcgGACCGTCTATCCTGATGCCGGGGGCTGCCAGCGAGCGCTGGACGAGCTG gGAGTGCTGTGTCCAACTGGATGTGAGCTGCGAACTCTACTgctaaaacaggaaaaatcagTGAAACCAGTTATTAGTGATCTAAAAGTTAAAGTGAACTCTCTTTCGGAGAGCTCCTTAACTTTCCGCGAATATGTGACTGTTCTAGAAGATAAATTGGTGAAGAcgcaaaaacaaagaaaag ACAATGATGATATACTTTCTCAGTACAACACAGAAGTGGAATTGCAGTATAATTATATAAAGGATAATCTGGACAATAACATCCCAtcaagtctcagggtccttcGTGCCGTTGTGGATTCTTTACATAAAAAGATACAGAAACTGGAAAATGCCATTGCAACCCAGGTGGACTACTGCCGTTCCCCATGTACTGTTTCCTGTAATATTCCTGTGGTTTCAGGCAAAG AATGTGAGGATATCATCAGAAAGGGAGGTGAGACATCCGAAATGTACCTCATCCAGCCAGATCCTTTTGTCAAGCCATACAGAGTGTACTGTGACATGGAAACAGACAATGGAG GCTGGACTCTGATTCAGAACCGCCAGGACGGCAGTGTTAATTTCGGAAGAGTATGGGATCAATATAAAAAAGGATTTGGAAATGTTGCAAAGAGTGGAGGGAAGAACTACTGTGATACACCAG GTGAATATTGGCTTGGAAATGACAAGATAAGCCAGCTTACCAAAATAGGGCCCACTGAAGTTCTAATTGAAATGGAGGACTGGAATGGTGATAAAGTATCGGCTCATTATGGAGGTTTCACCATACAGAATGAAGGAAACAAGTATCAGCTTTCAGTTAGTAACTACAAAGGCACTGCAGGCAATGCACTGATGGATGGAGCTTCCCAGCTACATGGAGAAAACAGGACAATGACCATTCACAATGGCATGTACTTCAGTACTTATGACAGAGACAATGATGGATG GTTAACTGCAGACCCAAGCAAACAGTGCTCCAAACAAGATGGTGGTGGATGGTGGTACAACCGCTGCCACTCAGCCAACCCCAATGGCAGATACTACTGGGGAGGGACCTACAGCTGGGACATGGCAAAACATGGCACCGATGATGGTGTCGTATGGATGAACTGGAAAGGGTCGTGGTATTCAATGAAGAAGATGAGCATGAAAATCCGGCCATACTTTCCACATTAA